The nucleotide window CAGCGGCGGCAGCGCCTACAACGTCTACACCGCCTCCGGCGTCGTGAGCTACAATCTCGACCTGTTCGGGCGGGAAGACCGCCTGATCGAGGCCCAGGCCGCCCGGACGCAGCAGCAGCGCTTCGAGGTGCAGGCCGCCTATCTCTCGCTCATCGGCAACGTCGTCAGCACCACGCTCGCCGGGGCGGCGCTGCGTGCGGAGATCGCACTGCGGCAGGAATTGATCGCGGCGCAGGACCGGCGGCTCCGCTTCATCGACGTGCAGGTGGCGGAGGGTTATGTCGCGCGCGCGGACTTGGTGACGGCGCGTGCCGATCTGGCGGCGGTCCGGGCGCCGCTACCCGTCCTCGCACAGCGGCTCGCCGAGAACGAACATCGCCTGGCACTGCTCGTGGGCCGCGCACCTGGCGGCTGGGCTCCCCCGCCCGTGCGGTTCGAGGACCTCGAACTGCCGCGGCGGTTGCCCGTCACCCTGCCCTCGACGCTCGCGCGGCAGCGGCCTGACATCCTGGCGGCGGAAAGCGCCCTGCATGCGGCGAGCGCCGAGATCGGGGTCGCGACGGCCGATCTGTATCCGCAGATCACGCTGAGCGCGTCCTACGGCGTCGGCGGCGTCGATCTACCCAACCTGCCGGCCTCGCTCGACCCGATCTGGACGCTCGGTGCGGGTCTGGCGGCGCCGATCTTCCAGGGTGGCCAGCTCCGCGCCTTACGAGATGCCGCCGTGATGGCCTTCGAAGCGGCGCTGGCGGAGTACCGACAGACCGTGCTCGACGCGTTCGTGGAAGTGGCGGACGCGTTGCGCGCGATCGAGCACGATGCACGCGCGCTGCGGGCACAGCACGAGGCGGTCGAAGCGGCGCAGGAGAGCCTAGATCTCGCCGAGTTCCGGTTCGAGGCCGGCGTCGTCGACTATGTCGACGTCCTGATCGCACGGCAGCAGTACCAGGAAGCGTCGATCGCCTACGTCAACGCCCTCGGGCGCCGCTACCAGCACACTGCGGCGCTCTTCGCTGCCCTGGGCGGGGCGGTGCCGCAGGAAGCGGCCGCGCTGCATACCGCCGCGTTGCGTT belongs to Constrictibacter sp. MBR-5 and includes:
- a CDS encoding efflux transporter outer membrane subunit, whose translation is MGGGASGAETAQGGSPRGGSGGSAYNVYTASGVVSYNLDLFGREDRLIEAQAARTQQQRFEVQAAYLSLIGNVVSTTLAGAALRAEIALRQELIAAQDRRLRFIDVQVAEGYVARADLVTARADLAAVRAPLPVLAQRLAENEHRLALLVGRAPGGWAPPPVRFEDLELPRRLPVTLPSTLARQRPDILAAESALHAASAEIGVATADLYPQITLSASYGVGGVDLPNLPASLDPIWTLGAGLAAPIFQGGQLRALRDAAVMAFEAALAEYRQTVLDAFVEVADALRAIEHDARALRAQHEAVEAAQESLDLAEFRFEAGVVDYVDVLIARQQYQEASIAYVNALGRRYQHTAALFAALGGAVPQEAAALHTAALRSGPPTSWSTVR